Proteins encoded by one window of bacterium:
- the carA gene encoding glutamine-hydrolyzing carbamoyl-phosphate synthase small subunit has translation MEAILALEDGTVFRGHALGAAGEVVGEVVFNTGMTGYQEILTDPSYRGQIVVLTVSHVGNTGVNDEDPESERPQAAGLIVRDAPEGPSSWRARADLPTYMRTSGVSGLSGIDTRALVRRLRERGVMRGCLTAAGRSAEEAVALAKAAPPIEQADLVGEVTCERAYAFKQGRSGLLGGAAPRAAKRRPIVAFDFGVKRNILRLLVDEGFDPTVVPARTSAADVLAMRPAGVFLSNGPGDPAHYGDIVETVAALIGRAPVVGICLGHQLAALALGARTYKLKFGHRGTNHPVRDERTGAVAVTSQNHGYAVDEASLPTGLVVTHRSLNDDTVEGLAHEELPLLTVQYHPEGAPGPHDSWNVFRRFAAVIDGGRPLARC, from the coding sequence ATGGAAGCCATTCTGGCCCTCGAAGATGGAACGGTCTTCAGGGGGCATGCGCTCGGCGCCGCGGGCGAAGTCGTCGGCGAGGTCGTCTTCAACACGGGGATGACCGGGTACCAGGAGATTCTGACCGATCCCTCGTACCGGGGACAGATCGTCGTCCTCACCGTGAGCCACGTCGGGAACACCGGCGTCAACGACGAGGATCCGGAATCGGAGCGGCCGCAGGCCGCGGGGCTGATCGTCCGCGACGCGCCGGAAGGTCCGTCGTCGTGGCGCGCCCGCGCCGATCTGCCGACCTACATGCGGACGAGCGGCGTGTCCGGCCTCTCGGGGATCGACACGCGCGCGCTGGTGCGCCGTCTGCGCGAGCGCGGCGTGATGCGCGGCTGCCTCACCGCGGCCGGGCGTTCGGCCGAGGAGGCCGTCGCGCTCGCCAAGGCCGCGCCGCCGATCGAGCAGGCCGACCTGGTCGGCGAAGTCACCTGCGAGCGGGCCTACGCCTTCAAGCAGGGGCGGAGCGGGCTGCTCGGCGGCGCCGCGCCGCGCGCGGCTAAGCGGCGGCCGATCGTCGCCTTCGACTTCGGCGTCAAGCGGAATATCCTGCGGCTCCTCGTGGACGAGGGGTTCGACCCGACCGTCGTCCCGGCGCGGACGAGCGCGGCCGACGTGCTCGCGATGCGTCCGGCGGGGGTCTTCCTTTCGAACGGCCCGGGGGACCCGGCGCACTACGGCGACATCGTCGAGACGGTCGCCGCGCTGATCGGCCGGGCGCCGGTCGTCGGGATCTGCCTCGGGCACCAGCTCGCCGCGCTCGCGCTCGGCGCGCGGACCTACAAGCTCAAGTTCGGGCATCGGGGGACGAACCATCCGGTGCGCGACGAACGGACCGGCGCGGTCGCCGTGACCTCGCAGAACCACGGCTACGCGGTGGACGAGGCGAGCCTGCCCACGGGACTCGTCGTCACCCACCGCAGCCTCAACGACGACACGGTCGAGGGGCTCGCCCACGAGGAGCTGCCGCTCCTCACCGTGCAGTACCACCCCGAGGGCGCCCCGGGGCCGCACGATTCGTGGAACGTTTTCCGCCGCTTCGCGGCGGTCATCGACGGCGGACGCCCGCTCGCCCGCTGTTGA